TAAACACTTAAATTCTCTGACGTTTCCGTGGTGACTCGTGAAATCTGTGATCCATTAACAATGCCTATATATTGTTACAGTGAGCGTGTTAACTCTGGGTTACTTTCAGCGGGTTGATTAAACTacctcttaaactgtgttttagAACCAACATACCCCGAGTAAGCAAGTTTTGGGTTAATCAACCCACAGTTCATGGTAAATCTGATGGCAAGTTAAccctgctttctggaatacaccccaGGAATGTCCTTAAGTTCTTAAACTTCATCTGATTGGACAAAACTGAAAAATTAGGCGGAATATTCATCATAACAGTGTAACGAAGCAGGGAGAGATGCATTTTCAGTGAAACGAGTCGATATTTGATAGAAAATTAACATGATCGATCATACTAACTGCAAACGCGCATGTAAACAAAGGAGGATCTTGCAGGATTTTTCcctatttttcattgttttggaATAAAATGTGGGATGCATTTTGAAAAGTGGACCCTTACATTGCAATGTACGCTGAAGTTTTTTTGAATTTGTCAGAAATTACAGAACCATATGGCAAGATATTAGAGTattaaatcatattaatatgtggTTCGTCTTCATTTCATTTAATCCTTTTCACTCCAGTGTATTGATGGCAAAAACAAGCTCAGAACATGAATCTTGAGTGTTTTAGCTTTCAAAAAACGCAAAGCTTAGGATTGTTGATTGAatatttgatataaaacaaaggaCAGAAACACATATACTGACGTATCGATCTTGCCAAAtcaggtactcaagatggcggcaaaCAAGTTTGAGATCATGTGAGTGACGTCATTTGTGACATCATCTGATAATCATGGagatatatatgtgtgtgtgtgtgtgtgtgtgtgtgtgtgtgtgtgtgtgtgtgtgtgtgtgtgtgtgtgtgtacctgtaTGACTGCGAAGGTGTATTTTAAGACGACAGGCCTTGTCATATTGCTTGTCACAGCCAGGATAAGAGCAGGAAAACTGCCCCATTTCTCTAAAGTGGGTTCTGTTATGAGAGAACAGGGCGCTGAAGGTAATAAAGGTCTTTTCACATCCTGCAgagaaattaaaacaaaattagaGAAGCACCACATATAGGTGGGTAACTTGTGTAACTTAGCATATAATGTGTAACTTCTCTTTACTTTTGGTGTCATCTTTGAGatattgaaaataacaaaactttaaactcaCCTGGGAATTCACACTTATGTGGTCTCTCAGGTTCAAAATGTATTCTCTGATGATTAGTAAGTCTACTGGCAGTGCGAAACCTCTCATTACATACTTCACAGACAAAGGCATTTTCCTGATCATGGGCTCTAACATGAGCTTTTAGATTGTAGACCGTGGTGAAGCAGCGACCACAATTTTCCCATTCACATTTAAAAGGCCGCACTTTGTCATGAGACTGCAGGTGGCGTTTGAGTTTGTAAGATGTTGTGAAAGACCACCCGCAACCCTCAACTGTGCACTTAAAGGGACGCTGGTCATCCGTGTGCAAAACCAAATGAACTTTGAGGTTTTGCCGGGTGTCAAAAGTGCTGGAGCAACCTGGTTGGGGACATCTATACTCTACAACTGAACCTTTCTTTGCCAAACCTGTCACAGCTAAAATGTTTATTGAGTGTAGCTCTTCCCCAGACGCAACTGTTTTGCTTTGTGTATTTTGAAAGATAACATTTTCATTGTCTATTGCACAAATTGTTCCTTCCTCTTCCTTGATTGACGGGCAAGAGTCCAGAACACCCATTTCTGACAGTGAACAGTCATCAGTTAAAGTCAACTCTAAATCATTATTGACCAGCCGGTTAGCTTTGGGTTCACCTTGCTGACCCAAGACAGCATTGCTGATTTTACAGATGGATTTACTTTCTCGATTATAGTTGAGCACCACAAGGTCTTCATTGTCTTTAATTCCCAAATGTTCTTTTAAGCTTATCATTTTATCCTCCTTGTATGTGTAGCCATCTGGTGGGGCGGCTAGGGTCAATATTCCATTTTCAATGGTAACAATGATACTTTGATCGTTGATCATGATTGTCCCAGAATACGTTTCATGCAGAGGTACTGAAGTGCCAATCGGAGGATAGTAACCATTACTGCTAGAATCTTGACCTGCAAAGTTTATGACATCCATTTCAGTTGTCTCAGTAGCAACGCTGTTCTCTTGTATGAATGTGGGGCAATTTTTCGTCACACACTGCGTCGACTCGTCTGTCGAATGTTCAATAAAATTACTGCAACTAATTTTTGCAGTAGAGGCCGTTTGATTACTCCCAGACTGTTCTAATAATATTGGATCTTCGTTCTCCGATTCCGGAGAAATCACCTGTCTAACAGTTTGGTTTAGTCTCTCAGacattatatttaaattgtTGTTGTTAGACAAATGTATGGATTTCAATGACGTTCTGCTAAAGCTTTCGTCAGAATGTTCTAGAAAAGTCTTTGATTTGGATAATATGGAGATATTCTCTCCTATTTTACATTGCAAATTCATATCACGTTCTTTACCGTCATTTTCTTTATGCTGTATGTTAAAAACTGTGTAGAGTTCTTCTAGGTTCTTGCTAGACGATGCTGCAGTTTTGTTTAGAGTGTTCTTTGGCGCTTGTCTCTGTTCACAGCTCTCATGGTTCAGGATGGGATGCACCATTTTTAGATCGCTGTCGTCATGTTCATCGGCCCTCTCAAACTCCGAAGGCAGCAGCTCCAGTTCATTAAACACCTTTTGTGTGAGCACAGTCACGTCACTGAACTCAGCATTTGTGGACTGTACATCATCCTTATGAACAAAATTGTTTTGAGGCAGACTgccattttcattttcaaccagCCGAAGCGGAGATGAGCTAACCCGGTTGTTGTTGTCGTTGTTGCGTTCCAAACCGATCGATTCAGAGAGATCCGAGATCGCATTTTCAGTCAGGCGTGAGCTTGCATAGGTCCCTGGAGCTGCTCTTTGTTGAGAAAACAATGTGTGAGTCTGGGCGCCATGTTGGCAGTGAGTGTTTTGGCTGTCAGTAAGCCCCTGAATTTCCATCTTTGTGTCCCTGTAGCAGCAAGCAGCACGTTAAGACCCGCCCATCACATATGAGCGGCTGATCCTGATAGGCTGGTATACCGATTACGTCTAAAGAAGGACATTTTGGCCGTCAAATGAAAGGCTGCAACGGCTGCGCCCAAATACCCAGGCTgcatccgaaaccgcatactctCTGAATATGTACTTAATTTCAGTAAGTACTTATTTAACGAGCGCTGAAAGAGTACGTACGGTAGATTGTCGCCTAATCGCGTTAAGTATGGACATTATCCGCCATGTTGACGATATCATGTGACCTATGACGTAATATGCTTGTTCTAGTTGATAGGCTTGTTCAAGCCCACGCGGCGCCGCAACaaccgacaggcggatgacatcacagtCCCGCGAGAGCGTCTCGAAATCAGACTTCTTCGTATAATTTCTCGATTCCCTCTCGCGGCACCCCGATGCCACCCGCCTGCCGGTCcccgcagcgccgcatgaactcaaacaagcccaacaacaaacaaaaaataccgtaaaacttcaaataatagcccgggcttttattttcccaaagGTCACACCAGAGGGCTATTTCATATAACTAGATTACAGAATAAGCCAGGCTTATTTTGTTAAGTCTGGCTTATTGCCGGTGGATTTCGTTTCATAAAACAACCTTGAACTAGTTCAACCTACTATGGAAACTTATGCTTGGAAACTAGCCTGGTCCGGAGCAGGCTAACTGTCAGGCTAAGCCTCAGTTGTTGCTTAATTAGAATTCCACTAacactgaaatgtaaatgcaatgatattacagctgactctttgacattttatttgactttattaaccactattaatctaacaattaaagaaaatcaacttatatattaaatttgataaattttgttacaataataattaataaaatatagacatgtgtttTATAATATGGTATATTATAggcctatcaaatgttgaatataaatgataaccttaaaggaatagagGAATAAAGGAATATTTTGttgcgtaatagcacttttgggagtacttcgactcggcgcagtaacaccctccctcccccaatatgagagtgagaaggggagcggagttttcaggcgagtcgaagtactcccaaaagtgccaccacgccataaaatatagttcctcttttaaatccgcttagaaaagcggcTACGTTTTAACAGTGTGATAATAAACCAGTGGTTTAAAATCTCTCATAGGCTACTCCCAGGGTTTAACATGATGACTTGTGACTCTATAACGCACACATAATTtgccatcaaaaatgttttaatgaaaTAATGATTGGTCAAGAATATTTGAAACATATATgattttacacaatcatttcttGTACTACTGTAAATTCAGAAATGCATATGCTGTTCACCCACCATGCTCTCAGTGaccccatttttttctttcaagaaCAGTTCATCTGCAGGAGTAAAGCTGTGCTATGATAGATGCCAGTGCTCTCCTCACTGCCAGTCAACAACTTTGGCAGCTAACATTATGAGATTACACTTCTATGATTATGCTTAAATCAACTACACTTCGtatgaacaatatatttatgttttattttcacctgttactttattgtccactcaagttgctgcttttgaaatgtacccccaaataaaaaaatattaaatttaagttacatttaaagttactgtaaatgtattaaaaccattcatctgctaaatatgtattatataggttacttagtaaactgaaaattgtattttaaaagttaagatttgtgttatttttaaaaagtacagtatataaaaattaGCAAACAAAGCCACATGAGCATTGACGGGGATCGAATCCAGATCCCCGCATGTGCTGCTGAGAGCACCACTAGGCCATAATTTCtatcaatatatttaaatttagtttctGCATGCAAGGATTTAATCCATGAGGACTTTCCAACTATTTTATGGGTTTGTTAATCGCAGCAGTATTATAATTTTCAGTCAGTACTacatttttcatacatttttataaaaaattaccgCTTTCTCTTTAACTTTAATCGATTTGATCCACGCTCGCCCTCTAGGGCTGCTCAAGAATAGCGTGCACGCGCAATTATCTTGACTAGGGAAATCTGGATCATATTAGTTGGATTGCGTAAGCTTCATTTGCCTTTTTTGAAACCGCTTTACCCTCGCCTCATTTGTTAGGTTAATTCAAGTCGAGTTTGTAAATTTAatcctcgcttttccaagcgagttttatgaaatagccctccGGGGGGTATTGCACAAAAGTAGAATTAAGAAAGCCAGGTTAACAGAAAATGCCCAGCTTGACCTAGTTTAATCAGCCCATCCTTAGTCTGTTGCACAATTGCTAAGCCAGGATGAGAACGTGCAGCTATGTCAAGACATGTGTAGGATAAGTGCACGTTCACGGCATTCTTAAACAGACCATGGGATCGATCACAGAATCACTGATGCAAAAATTGTTAAAACTCATAAAAATTCACCATGAAACTCCAAACACTTAACTACTACCAtatgcatatacagtatttgatgcaaaaaagtgtgcattatcttAAAAAAGCTATTTATGTCCTATAACAATTTAAATTTGGTGGAACTCAACAGAAATCATTGAATTATTATAAGATTTATGTACAGGATTTGACcatgaataattttttaaggaaaatattAGGAAAGGCAATAATAAAAATGCCACCTGCTTAGAAGCAAACATGCAGGTATCTCTGTAATACCAAGAAGCCCTCAATATGGGATCCTTCACTGCATAAAAGTGGATTTCAACCCCACCCCCAAACTAAAGCTTtcaaaaatactacatttactgTGAGCGTCATGAAGTTTTCAAACAGTTTTATTCATCGACATGCCATAATACACTAAATAGTATATTCTGGATTGTTGGTGCATAGCCACCATGTTCAAACAAGGCTGGTTTGGAGTGGAATATTGGGAAGTAAGATGATAAGTCTCTTCAAGGGGCCAAAATGACATCTGGAAGATATGTACTGTAGAGTACCTAAAAGATGGGAATAAGGAATCATGTCTTCTGAaattaatttactttcatgcaGGATAATACACTATAGCATGCTGCAAAAAAGCAGCACTGACTATTTTCATATGGGCATgaaattagaaaaaaattaaggtACAGTTTGAATACTACCTTCTGACCTTAGTCTCAGGAGTCTATGAAGCATCATTATATGAATGATCTGTGAGGTGGACAGCACTATAATTCATATTCAAACACCAACTCTGGGATGCATCTTCAAGTAAAATAAAGACTGAAACTCTAGACTTACAAGTTTAATGAATGGGAGAGTTAAAGTCTTGTCAAAAATATgctcatatattattatgtaacttgtgttaaataaattatttgatttacaaatatttttttcattatctGTCCATGCAGCACATTTGACAGATATCTGTTTTGTGGATTATTTTAACACACTAAATTTTGATAAAGTGcattttgcataataatttggaaaagcataatttgcatatttttttaagtattaaagtatcttttaacattttaattatttcaaattatgtatttaaatagaataacatgcacactgtcatataactattgagattaaaatacaatttaatatataaatataaacttattgacttcattttaaaaacaaacaaaaatagcaTGTGCATAATTAGGACCATCCATCACTTTCAGAAAATCAAGATTAAGAAAATTTTGCATGCTGGAGACTTGATTGCAGAAATAAATCTACACATAAGGTAATGTCTGCTAACATATTGTATCGTCTGTACTAATTTTAACATTAAGAAAATTGCATATCTGGCACAGGGGTGGGTGCAATCCACTGCATCCAATGACAATAGGGAAAGCTGTAACACAGAAGAATGCCTGTTTTACGGTTACTGCCCTAATGCAGTCTTGTAGAAGTGATTTCAGTGCTAGACTGACATTTATTATATCACCTGAGAATCTGTACCTCTCATTCAGATATTTATCATACCTTAATGCTAGtctacatacagtattgttcaaaataatagcagcaCAATGTGACCAACCAGAACAATCAAGGCCCTCAGCACACCTtctattgctacgtggcaaacaagttaccagtaggttcagtagattctcagaaaacaaatgagacccagcattcatgatatgcacgctcttaaggctgtgcaattgggcaattagttgaattagttgaaaggggtgtgttcaaaaaaatagcagtgtggcattcaatcactgaggtcatcaattttgtgaagaaacaggtgtgaatcaggtggcccctatttaaggatgaagccaacacttgttgaacatgcatttgatagctgaggaaaatgggtcgttcaagacattgttcagaagaacagcgtactttgattaaaaagttgattggagaggggaaaacctataaagaggtgcaaaaaatgataagctgttcagctaaaatgatctccaatgccttaaaatggagagcaaaaccagagagacgtggaaaaaaaaacggaagacaactatcaaaatggatagaagaataaccagaatggcaaaggctcagccaatgatcacctccaggatgatcaaagacagtctggagttacctgtaagtactgtgacagttagaagacgtctgtgtgaagctaatctattttcaagaatcccccgcaaagtccctctgttaaaaaaaggcatgtgcagaagaggttacaatttgccaaagaacacatcaactgacctaaagagaaatggaggaacattttgtggactgatgagagtaaaattgttctttttgggtccaagggccacaggcagtttgtgagacgacccccaaactctgaattcaagccacagtacacaatgaagacagtgaagcatggaggtgcaagcatcatgatatgggcatgtttctcctactatggtgttgggcctatttatcgcataccagggatcatggatcaatTTGCatgtgttaaaatacttgaagaggtcatgttgccctatgctgaagaggacatgcccttgaaatggttgtttcaacaagacaatgacccaaaacacactagtaaacgggcaaagtcttggttccaaaccaacaaaattaatgttat
This genomic interval from Misgurnus anguillicaudatus chromosome 8, ASM2758022v2, whole genome shotgun sequence contains the following:
- the LOC129450181 gene encoding zinc finger protein ZXDC, encoding MEIQGLTDSQNTHCQHGAQTHTLFSQQRAAPGTYASSRLTENAISDLSESIGLERNNDNNNRVSSSPLRLVENENGSLPQNNFVHKDDVQSTNAEFSDVTVLTQKVFNELELLPSEFERADEHDDSDLKMVHPILNHESCEQRQAPKNTLNKTAASSSKNLEELYTVFNIQHKENDGKERDMNLQCKIGENISILSKSKTFLEHSDESFSRTSLKSIHLSNNNNLNIMSERLNQTVRQVISPESENEDPILLEQSGSNQTASTAKISCSNFIEHSTDESTQCVTKNCPTFIQENSVATETTEMDVINFAGQDSSSNGYYPPIGTSVPLHETYSGTIMINDQSIIVTIENGILTLAAPPDGYTYKEDKMISLKEHLGIKDNEDLVVLNYNRESKSICKISNAVLGQQGEPKANRLVNNDLELTLTDDCSLSEMGVLDSCPSIKEEEGTICAIDNENVIFQNTQSKTVASGEELHSINILAVTGLAKKGSVVEYRCPQPGCSSTFDTRQNLKVHLVLHTDDQRPFKCTVEGCGWSFTTSYKLKRHLQSHDKVRPFKCEWENCGRCFTTVYNLKAHVRAHDQENAFVCEVCNERFRTASRLTNHQRIHFEPERPHKCEFPGCEKTFITFSALFSHNRTHFREMGQFSCSYPGCDKQYDKACRLKIHLRSHTGERPFVCDSNSCGWTFTSMSKLLRHKRKHNDDRRFACPEQGCGKSFTRAEHLKGHSITHLGTKPFECPVEGCGAKFSARSSLYIHSKKHRQDGVSLRSRCPVSGCTKHFSSRSSLKTHMLKHHSLTPDVLSQLDSAATLTPSSELTSTSQAVGAPPGPTGAEFSSLDLSSLFSSVLACPATTATSAGPGGPTSFSMDMSLINTGILTIDSSSAAPAVNGAKTVDPLILAAGQDMGVHVLDAGLAAGGDGGVLPHAMLHLDDVQTVNPEELGTLTALAIQSSASSEQLKSSLSSCSAFTAESLSILPPSLSSSLTTSLSSLSSALPPGLSSSLVPSFSTPLASSLSSSMVLPGTPGPELLSLQRKADIAGSETTAGPLLSRVDVMAQSDGNKRMCQFVFPSHSESYKGQKNKEMSFVTPCSIMESSGSARTDYRAIQLAKRRKRKVPGSSTSTLQTGQRMAKASKSTSSAPSTKSSAHFTEGTATGDIPIRDPVTGAQFVQIQLLQDDPANDGALAFQLSSQTSCSHSQLTVDLPVNILQESTAMPEDENRSDNSQFTGSTINLQDLE